In a single window of the Chondrocystis sp. NIES-4102 genome:
- a CDS encoding RNA-directed DNA polymerase, with the protein MSKTDLKNTVEWNNINWRKIQKVVFKLQKRIYKAYVDGDVKKGRRLQKTLVRSYYNRLLSVRKVTQDNQGKKTAGVDRIKSLNPQQRMELAHNLKLGNKSKPIRRVWIPKPGKDEKRPLGIPVMRDRAIQALAKAALEPEWEAKFEPNSYGFRPGRSAHDAIGAIFNQIRSKPKFILDADISKCFDKINHQKLLNKLNSFPIMRRQMRAWLRADIIDFQEHQRNSNHQGTPQGGVISPLLANIALHGMEELMKKFASTWKGGKKKNTNSLSLIRFADDFVIIHEDLKVIKECQNIISNWLTELDLEIHPNKTKIVHTLHEHDGNKPGFNFLGFNIRQFPVGKYQSGKDTKGKILGMKTLIKPSNESIISHYKDIAEIIGRYNSAPQSALISKLNPIIRGWSNYYKTVCSKKTYSKLGNLIFLRLWRWAVRRHPNKKKTWIVNKYWKTVGGNNWVFGLKEGITLIKYSDTAIKRHAKVKGEASPYNGNTLYWAKRKGSHPELKSSVARLLKQQNGKCSWCKLTFQEEDIIEIDHIKPKAMGGNVKDNLQLLHRHCHDVKTKYDLAYIKKAKNPKRGTQKEPERREAV; encoded by the coding sequence ATGTCTAAAACAGATTTAAAAAATACTGTGGAATGGAATAACATCAACTGGCGTAAAATCCAGAAGGTGGTATTTAAGCTGCAAAAACGGATTTACAAAGCCTACGTAGACGGTGACGTGAAGAAAGGTAGAAGGCTACAAAAGACCCTCGTTAGATCCTATTACAATCGATTACTATCCGTGAGAAAGGTCACACAGGATAACCAAGGGAAGAAAACTGCTGGAGTGGATAGAATTAAATCTCTAAACCCACAACAAAGGATGGAACTCGCTCATAATCTGAAACTAGGCAATAAATCTAAACCTATTCGTAGAGTTTGGATACCAAAACCTGGTAAGGATGAAAAGCGTCCCCTTGGTATACCTGTAATGCGCGACAGAGCAATACAAGCCCTTGCTAAAGCTGCTCTTGAACCAGAATGGGAGGCGAAATTCGAGCCAAACTCGTATGGATTCCGCCCAGGAAGGAGCGCACATGATGCCATCGGAGCAATATTTAACCAAATCAGATCTAAACCTAAATTTATACTTGATGCGGATATATCCAAATGCTTCGATAAAATTAACCATCAAAAATTACTCAACAAGCTCAACTCCTTCCCAATAATGAGAAGGCAAATGAGAGCTTGGCTAAGAGCAGATATAATTGACTTCCAAGAACATCAAAGAAATTCAAACCATCAAGGAACACCTCAAGGCGGTGTTATAAGCCCGCTTTTAGCAAATATAGCCTTACATGGTATGGAAGAACTCATGAAGAAATTCGCCTCAACCTGGAAAGGAGGGAAAAAGAAAAATACAAATTCCCTATCCTTAATCAGATTTGCAGACGACTTCGTTATAATTCATGAGGATCTCAAGGTAATCAAGGAATGTCAAAACATCATATCCAATTGGTTAACGGAATTAGACCTAGAAATACACCCTAATAAAACCAAGATAGTACACACCTTACACGAACATGATGGTAATAAACCAGGGTTTAATTTCCTTGGATTCAATATCAGACAATTTCCTGTAGGTAAGTATCAATCTGGTAAAGATACCAAGGGAAAAATATTAGGAATGAAAACGCTGATCAAACCAAGTAATGAAAGCATCATAAGTCATTATAAAGACATTGCAGAAATTATAGGTAGATATAACTCAGCACCTCAATCGGCTCTTATCTCCAAACTAAACCCAATTATTAGAGGATGGAGTAACTACTACAAAACAGTATGTAGCAAGAAAACATACTCAAAACTTGGTAACCTTATATTTCTAAGGCTATGGAGATGGGCAGTAAGAAGGCATCCTAATAAGAAAAAAACATGGATAGTAAACAAATATTGGAAAACAGTAGGTGGAAATAACTGGGTATTCGGTTTAAAAGAAGGGATTACCCTAATTAAATATTCCGATACAGCCATCAAACGCCATGCCAAAGTTAAAGGAGAGGCCTCTCCCTATAACGGAAATACATTATACTGGGCGAAAAGGAAGGGATCTCATCCTGAACTAAAAAGCTCAGTTGCCAGATTGTTAAAACAACAGAATGGTAAATGTAGCTGGTGTAAATTAACCTTTCAAGAAGAGGACATTATCGAAATCGATCACATCAAACCCAAAGCTATGGGTGGAAATGTCAAAGATAATCTCCAACTCTTACATCGTCATTGTCACGACGTTAAAACTAAGTATGATTTAGCTTACATTAAGAAAGCAAAAAATCCGAAAAGAGGTACTCAAAAAGAGCCAGAAAGGAGAGAAGCCGTATGA
- a CDS encoding prolyl endopeptidase, whose amino-acid sequence MWLGTDSKNLLFYQNLEQPDSQVIELINQFEASYSVIDNNQDTLWIQTDLNAPRGRVIAIDLNQRDPANWQEIIPQAEETLGSVGILNNQFVTNYLQDARSQIKIFNLDGTFVRQVELPGIGSVGGFNGKREDKDTFYTFTSFTTPPTIYRYDMVTGKSTLFRQPQVDFNPDDYQTQQIFYSSKDGTKVPMFITYKRGIKLDGNNPTYLYGYGGFNVSLTPSFSISNLVWLEMGGIYAVANLRGGGEYGEAWHQAGMKDKKQNVFDDFIAGAEWLIKNQYTSTKKLAIAGGSNGGLLVGACIIQRPDLFAAAIPSVGVLDMLRFHKFTIGWAWCSEYGSPDNEADFQTLYKYVKLSHLVTKMTRLQNASCDFHRNALLSN is encoded by the coding sequence GTGTGGTTGGGAACAGATAGTAAGAATTTACTATTCTATCAAAACCTAGAGCAACCTGATAGTCAGGTTATCGAGTTAATTAATCAATTTGAAGCCAGTTATAGCGTAATTGATAATAATCAAGATACTTTATGGATACAAACAGATCTAAACGCCCCTCGTGGTCGAGTTATAGCCATAGATCTTAATCAGAGAGATCCAGCTAACTGGCAAGAAATCATTCCTCAAGCCGAAGAAACGTTAGGAAGTGTAGGGATTTTAAATAATCAGTTTGTCACTAACTATCTTCAGGATGCGCGATCGCAAATTAAAATTTTTAATCTAGATGGTACATTTGTTCGGCAAGTTGAATTACCAGGAATTGGATCTGTAGGAGGTTTTAACGGTAAAAGAGAAGATAAAGACACATTCTATACTTTTACTAGTTTTACAACTCCTCCCACCATATATCGTTACGACATGGTTACAGGAAAAAGTACACTGTTTCGTCAACCCCAGGTAGATTTTAATCCTGATGATTATCAAACCCAGCAGATTTTTTACTCCAGTAAAGATGGTACAAAAGTTCCTATGTTTATCACCTATAAACGAGGAATCAAGTTAGATGGAAATAATCCTACCTACTTATATGGGTATGGTGGTTTTAATGTTTCCCTCACCCCCAGCTTTTCCATAAGTAATCTTGTGTGGTTAGAAATGGGTGGGATATATGCCGTTGCCAATTTAAGGGGTGGTGGCGAATATGGCGAAGCTTGGCATCAAGCAGGAATGAAAGACAAAAAACAAAATGTTTTCGATGACTTTATTGCAGGAGCAGAATGGTTAATCAAGAATCAATATACCTCAACTAAGAAACTGGCGATCGCTGGTGGTAGTAATGGTGGGTTATTAGTTGGTGCTTGTATTATTCAACGCCCAGATCTCTTTGCTGCTGCTATTCCTTCTGTCGGGGTTTTAGATATGCTGCGATTTCATAAATTTACCATCGGTTGGGCTTGGTGTTCGGAATATGGTAGCCCAGATAATGAAGCAGATTTTCAAACCCTCTATAAATATGTTAAACTGAGCCACCTTGTCACCAAGATGACTCGTCTTCAGAACGCATCATGCGACTTTCACCGCAATGCGCTCCTCTCTAATTAG
- a CDS encoding putative reverse transcriptase, whose amino-acid sequence MANTDSIKTNTVAWNEINWRKVELSVFKLQKRIYQASKSDNVRKLRRLQKTLLNSYNAKLLAVRKVSQDNQGKKTSGVDGIKSLNPTQRLKLAKELSLSEKCMPVRRVYIPKANGKERPLGIPTIHDRASQALVKTALEPEWEARFEPNSYGFRPGRNCQDAIESIFNAIRYQSKYVLDADISKCFDRINHTKLLQKINTFPKARKQIRAWLKAGILDRGKILFPKEGSPQGGVISPLLANIALHGMEMRIKEFAASWKGNEKNNKKSLSLIRYADDFCIIHHDLKVIENCKGIIEEWLGNIGLELNQEKTTIRNSLNEYEGNEPGFDFLGFNIRQYKVGKHQSGKNTHGKKLGFKTIIKPSKEKVKEHYHKLAEVINAHKAAPQISLIKNLKPVITGWCNYYKAVCSKVTFSKVYNLLIRKLLRWGYRRHPNKSKSWVNKKYWHSIGLNNWNFLCKVDDAYITLPKHQDTKIIRHIKVKGESSPYDGNLTYWSTRMGKYIGMPDSKAKLLKKQRGKCNHCKLIFKPGDKIEKDHIIAIKAGGKNNYENLQLLHKHCHDVKTKTDLVAIKSYEIRKEWEKIYTKFRKQFDNSNWIWDEDIPTTV is encoded by the coding sequence ATGGCTAATACAGATTCAATTAAAACGAATACTGTGGCATGGAACGAGATAAATTGGCGTAAAGTCGAATTATCAGTTTTTAAGTTACAAAAGCGCATTTATCAAGCCAGCAAAAGTGACAATGTAAGAAAATTACGACGGTTGCAAAAAACTCTTTTGAACTCATACAACGCTAAGTTGTTGGCAGTAAGAAAGGTAAGCCAAGACAACCAGGGCAAAAAGACATCAGGGGTAGACGGTATTAAATCCTTAAACCCCACACAACGTCTCAAGCTCGCAAAAGAACTAAGCCTAAGTGAAAAGTGTATGCCCGTTCGTCGGGTTTACATTCCTAAAGCAAATGGCAAAGAACGTCCTCTTGGCATACCCACAATACATGATAGAGCTTCACAAGCTCTGGTCAAGACAGCACTTGAACCTGAATGGGAAGCCCGTTTTGAACCAAATTCTTACGGGTTTAGACCAGGAAGGAACTGCCAAGATGCTATTGAGTCAATATTCAATGCCATTAGATATCAATCTAAATATGTATTGGATGCTGATATTAGCAAGTGTTTTGACCGCATCAACCATACCAAACTTCTACAAAAGATAAATACCTTCCCCAAAGCAAGGAAACAAATAAGGGCATGGCTAAAAGCTGGTATTCTAGACAGAGGAAAAATATTATTTCCAAAAGAAGGAAGCCCACAGGGTGGGGTCATTAGCCCACTACTAGCTAACATAGCCCTACACGGAATGGAAATGAGGATTAAAGAATTCGCTGCATCTTGGAAAGGAAATGAGAAAAATAACAAAAAATCTCTTTCACTAATCCGATATGCAGATGACTTTTGTATAATCCATCATGACCTTAAAGTGATTGAAAATTGCAAAGGGATTATAGAAGAATGGCTCGGAAACATCGGATTAGAATTAAACCAAGAAAAAACCACAATCAGAAACTCATTAAACGAGTATGAAGGCAATGAGCCAGGGTTCGATTTCTTGGGGTTCAACATTCGACAATACAAAGTTGGAAAACATCAATCAGGTAAAAATACACATGGCAAAAAGCTTGGGTTCAAAACGATAATCAAACCATCCAAGGAAAAAGTCAAAGAACATTACCACAAACTTGCCGAAGTAATAAATGCCCACAAAGCAGCACCACAAATTTCACTGATTAAAAATCTAAAACCAGTGATAACTGGATGGTGTAATTATTACAAAGCAGTATGCAGTAAAGTTACCTTCAGTAAGGTATACAACCTACTAATTAGAAAACTCCTCAGATGGGGATATCGAAGACATCCCAACAAAAGCAAATCCTGGGTAAACAAAAAATACTGGCATTCCATAGGCTTAAACAATTGGAATTTTTTGTGTAAAGTTGATGATGCTTATATCACATTACCAAAACACCAAGACACAAAAATAATCCGACATATTAAAGTCAAAGGAGAAAGTAGTCCTTATGATGGTAATCTAACTTACTGGAGTACGAGAATGGGTAAATACATTGGAATGCCAGACTCCAAGGCTAAGTTGTTAAAGAAACAAAGAGGCAAATGTAACCACTGTAAGTTAATATTCAAACCTGGAGACAAAATAGAAAAAGATCACATCATTGCAATAAAAGCAGGTGGTAAAAACAACTATGAAAATCTCCAGTTATTACACAAACACTGTCATGATGTTAAGACTAAAACGGATTTAGTAGCCATCAAAAGTTACGAAATACGCAAAGAGTGGGAAAAAATATACACAAAATTTCGGAAACAATTTGATAATTCAAATTGGATTTGGGATGAAGATATACCCACAACAGTCTGA
- a CDS encoding prolyl endopeptidase, with protein MSVVPILNSMFILNESHSPLHNIQTGKAYPATMITTADHDDRVVPAHSFKFAAALQAAHQGEQPILIRIETLAGHGAGKPTKKIIEETADKWAFLVANLDISLDW; from the coding sequence ATGTCAGTAGTCCCCATACTAAATAGTATGTTTATACTGAACGAATCGCACTCTCCTCTCCACAATATTCAAACAGGTAAAGCTTATCCTGCAACCATGATTACCACAGCAGATCACGATGATCGGGTTGTACCTGCTCATAGTTTTAAATTTGCTGCTGCCTTGCAAGCTGCCCATCAAGGAGAGCAACCAATTTTAATTAGAATTGAAACCTTAGCAGGACATGGTGCTGGTAAGCCTACTAAGAAGATTATTGAAGAAACAGCCGATAAATGGGCATTTTTAGTAGCTAATCTGGATATTTCTTTAGATTGGTAA
- a CDS encoding peptidase M16 domain-containing protein yields the protein MTSILTRQPQLNAPTIHKLDNGLTIIAEQMPVEAVNLNVWINVGSAKESDDLNGMAHFLEHMVFKGTPNLKVGEFEQLIEDRGAVTNAATSQDYTHYFITTAPKDFAQLAPLQLDVILNPNIDNEAFEREKLVVLEEIRRSEDNPRRRTFYRSMEACFETLPYRRPVLGPEFIISNLRSQQMRDFHAAWYQPESMTAAVVGNLPIQELIGIVTQGFDQHYSRGKHGTKNAVPNLTPEQPFKEIVRYEHTDETLQQARLIMLWRVPGMEDLDETYALDILAVILGQGKVSRLFRELREEKGLVTQIGVSNMTQTHQGVFYISASLPTENLFEVERAIALQIRKIQTEPIASKDIERIRTQVANRFIFANERPSDRANLYGYYYSQLQDLAPALNYPRHIQAISASDLQLAAQKYLNPEAYGVVVVKPSLDK from the coding sequence ATGACTTCCATTCTGACAAGACAACCTCAATTAAACGCCCCCACTATACATAAGCTGGATAACGGCTTAACTATAATTGCCGAACAAATGCCCGTTGAAGCAGTAAACCTCAATGTTTGGATTAATGTAGGTTCAGCCAAAGAAAGCGATGATCTCAATGGGATGGCACATTTTCTAGAACACATGGTGTTTAAGGGTACACCTAATCTTAAAGTTGGAGAGTTTGAGCAATTGATTGAGGATCGAGGGGCGGTTACTAATGCTGCTACCAGTCAAGATTACACCCATTACTTTATAACTACAGCCCCCAAAGATTTTGCCCAACTAGCACCCCTACAGCTAGATGTGATCTTAAACCCTAATATAGATAATGAAGCTTTTGAGCGGGAAAAATTAGTGGTTTTGGAAGAGATTCGCCGAAGTGAGGATAATCCTCGTCGTCGTACCTTCTACCGCTCGATGGAAGCTTGCTTTGAAACTTTACCCTATCGTCGTCCAGTATTGGGTCCTGAGTTTATAATTAGTAATTTGCGATCGCAACAAATGCGTGATTTTCATGCAGCTTGGTATCAACCTGAATCGATGACGGCTGCGGTGGTGGGTAATCTACCAATACAGGAATTGATTGGGATTGTTACCCAAGGATTCGATCAGCATTATTCTCGAGGCAAACATGGTACTAAAAATGCAGTTCCAAATCTTACCCCCGAACAGCCTTTTAAAGAAATAGTGCGTTATGAACATACGGATGAAACTCTACAGCAAGCACGGTTAATCATGCTTTGGCGTGTTCCTGGTATGGAAGATTTAGACGAAACCTATGCTTTGGATATTTTGGCAGTAATCTTAGGACAGGGCAAGGTATCTCGTTTATTTAGGGAGTTACGGGAAGAAAAAGGGTTGGTAACTCAAATTGGAGTGAGTAATATGACCCAAACCCATCAAGGAGTATTTTATATTTCTGCTAGTTTACCGACTGAGAATTTATTTGAGGTTGAAAGGGCGATCGCTCTTCAAATTCGGAAGATCCAAACTGAACCTATCGCTAGTAAGGACATTGAACGAATTCGCACTCAAGTTGCTAACCGATTTATTTTTGCTAATGAAAGACCAAGCGATCGCGCTAATCTTTATGGGTATTATTATTCTCAGTTACAGGATTTAGCACCAGCCCTTAATTACCCTCGTCATATTCAAGCTATTTCTGCTTCAGACTTGCAATTAGCAGCCCAGAAATATTTGAATCCTGAAGCCTATGGGGTGGTAGTGGTAAAACCTTCTCTGGATAAATAA
- a CDS encoding leucyl aminopeptidase, whose product MQIKATDKALLDWTGDLLAVGILEEQTALEGDLASLDEKLAGIISEIITEEEFKGKSGSTVLSRVSGQNIRKIALVGLGKEDDLKLDSWRSAAAAIARLASKEKTLGISLPLGAQSPDLVAQAMTEAIVLALHQDNRFKSEPEDKQSKLETIELIGLGGQEEAISKAQTITSGVILARELVNAPANEVTPVTMAETAQQLAQEYGLEIKILEQEDCEQFEQGMGAYLGVGKASDIPPKFIHLTYKPTGTAKRKVAIVGKSLTFDSGGLNLKPSGSGIETMKMDMGGGAATLGAAKVIAQLKPDVEVHFICAATENMISGKAMRPGDILKAANGKTIEVNNTDAEGRLTLADALVYAEKLEVDAIVDLATLTGACIVALGNDIAGLWSTDETLANEMKQAAELAGEKFWQLPLEDKYFEGLKSPIADMKNTGPRAGGSITAALFLKQFIKDTPWMHLDVAGPVWTESSNGINNKGATGFPVRTLINWVTS is encoded by the coding sequence ATGCAGATCAAAGCAACTGATAAAGCATTATTAGATTGGACTGGCGATTTACTAGCAGTGGGAATTTTAGAAGAACAAACTGCGCTAGAAGGAGATTTAGCGTCATTAGATGAAAAATTAGCAGGTATAATCTCAGAAATCATTACTGAAGAAGAATTTAAAGGTAAATCGGGGAGTACTGTTCTAAGCCGTGTCAGTGGACAAAATATACGTAAAATTGCTTTGGTAGGTTTAGGTAAAGAGGATGACTTAAAATTAGATAGTTGGCGAAGTGCTGCAGCAGCGATCGCTCGTTTGGCAAGCAAAGAAAAAACCTTGGGTATTAGTCTACCATTAGGAGCGCAATCTCCAGATTTGGTAGCCCAAGCCATGACAGAGGCAATTGTTCTCGCACTCCATCAAGATAATCGCTTTAAATCAGAACCCGAAGATAAACAGTCAAAGTTAGAAACCATCGAGCTAATTGGGTTAGGCGGACAAGAAGAAGCGATCTCTAAGGCCCAAACCATTACATCTGGCGTAATCTTAGCACGGGAATTAGTTAACGCTCCTGCTAACGAAGTTACCCCCGTCACTATGGCCGAAACCGCCCAACAACTAGCCCAAGAATACGGGTTAGAAATAAAAATCCTCGAACAAGAAGATTGTGAACAGTTTGAGCAGGGTATGGGAGCATATTTAGGCGTGGGCAAAGCTTCCGATATTCCCCCGAAATTTATTCATCTTACCTACAAACCTACAGGCACAGCTAAACGTAAAGTAGCAATAGTTGGTAAAAGTTTGACTTTTGACTCTGGTGGTTTAAATCTTAAGCCTAGTGGTAGTGGCATCGAAACTATGAAAATGGATATGGGTGGAGGTGCAGCAACTTTGGGTGCAGCTAAAGTTATCGCTCAACTCAAACCAGATGTAGAAGTTCACTTTATTTGTGCTGCAACTGAAAATATGATCAGTGGCAAAGCTATGCGCCCAGGGGATATTTTAAAAGCAGCTAACGGTAAAACTATTGAAGTAAATAATACTGATGCCGAAGGTAGATTAACCCTAGCAGATGCCCTAGTTTATGCCGAAAAATTAGAAGTCGATGCCATTGTTGATCTAGCAACCTTGACAGGTGCTTGTATTGTGGCTTTGGGCAATGATATTGCTGGGTTATGGAGTACAGATGAAACTTTAGCTAATGAGATGAAACAAGCTGCGGAATTAGCAGGGGAAAAATTCTGGCAGTTACCACTGGAAGATAAATATTTTGAGGGTTTGAAGTCACCAATTGCTGACATGAAAAACACAGGTCCAAGGGCAGGGGGATCAATAACTGCTGCTCTATTCCTCAAACAATTTATTAAAGATACCCCTTGGATGCACCTAGATGTTGCAGGGCCAGTTTGGACAGAATCCTCCAATGGTATTAATAATAAGGGTGCAACAGGTTTTCCCGTTAGAACTTTAATTAATTGGGTGACTAGTTAA
- a CDS encoding Na+-dependent nucleoside transporter, translated as MNERLISLFGLIIFIGGGYLCSVNRRQIRWSAVLWGIALQLMLALFILKHR; from the coding sequence ATGAATGAACGATTAATTTCTCTATTCGGATTAATAATTTTTATCGGTGGCGGATATTTATGCTCTGTTAATCGTCGGCAAATTCGTTGGTCTGCAGTACTATGGGGAATTGCTTTGCAATTAATGCTGGCTCTATTTATTCTCAAACACCGATGA
- a CDS encoding polysaccharide deacetylase translates to MIEKLLLELASNVSKLFPDALFYKPIQERIVALTIDDAPTPDDPEDQSTHLILDAIALDNQGITDPQARSRATFFIISGHLNDNSTILKRIIAEGHEIGNHGVVDDTHAWLAPHEFERQLQESHDRLLSLTGLEYIRWYRPGRGLYNQEMLKAIERFNNINQHQLKLALASMIPIDTHELVLGNSQFIAWYVNQVTFPGAILVLHGGSIARAKQTAAALSIILKELRRKNYRVVTLSQLWDLD, encoded by the coding sequence GTGATCGAAAAATTACTTTTAGAATTAGCATCTAATGTATCGAAATTGTTTCCTGATGCTCTTTTTTATAAACCCATCCAAGAACGAATTGTAGCACTAACCATCGATGATGCACCCACACCAGATGATCCTGAAGATCAATCAACTCATCTGATTTTAGATGCGATCGCTCTAGATAACCAAGGAATTACCGACCCTCAAGCACGTTCTCGTGCTACTTTCTTTATTATTAGCGGTCATCTCAATGATAATTCTACTATTCTTAAACGCATTATTGCAGAAGGTCATGAAATTGGTAATCATGGTGTAGTTGATGACACTCATGCTTGGTTAGCTCCTCACGAATTTGAACGACAGCTACAAGAATCTCATGATCGCTTATTATCCTTAACTGGTTTAGAATACATTCGTTGGTATCGTCCTGGTAGGGGTTTATATAACCAAGAAATGTTAAAAGCAATTGAACGCTTCAATAATATCAATCAGCATCAATTAAAATTGGCTTTAGCTTCGATGATTCCCATTGATACCCATGAACTTGTTCTCGGTAATTCTCAATTTATTGCTTGGTATGTCAATCAAGTTACTTTTCCTGGAGCTATTTTAGTGCTTCATGGTGGTTCAATTGCTAGGGCGAAACAAACCGCAGCAGCTTTAAGTATCATTCTTAAAGAATTACGGCGTAAAAACTATCGCGTTGTAACTTTGAGTCAATTGTGGGATTTAGATTGA
- a CDS encoding heat shock protein DnaJ domain protein has translation MSFAIKQGLFKHNITDNHAILGVSLDADSKEIRLKYLKIAQLLHPDKCRSDANKMQIAGQILSKLVNPAYEQLSKKQTFAEHQLILTQIGKRLAENKHKINLETPAAKELSVAQANLELVYPKLLKQLTLEQYKSLEQALDNIGAISELNLVYLMIKGERGIVNRQPAKAAPIPAKESVKPTQPPTVAQTTTSVPRSSSDKTATKVEEPSLESRISTFVGRAQQYIAKGEYDQAITELRDALRIDPNHAQAHAVTGLAYLRKKQLTMAKVHIGKAISANQHDPVVVESKKELDKLLKVEQKAKTTNSNSAQKSDNSSGNTGFFSGFFGAKKK, from the coding sequence ATGTCTTTCGCGATTAAACAAGGGCTTTTTAAACATAATATTACAGATAATCATGCGATTTTAGGTGTTTCCTTAGATGCTGATTCTAAAGAAATTCGTTTAAAATATTTAAAAATTGCCCAACTGCTACATCCAGATAAATGTCGCTCTGATGCTAATAAAATGCAAATAGCAGGTCAAATTTTATCTAAATTGGTTAATCCTGCTTATGAGCAATTATCTAAAAAGCAGACTTTTGCGGAACATCAGTTAATTTTGACCCAAATAGGTAAACGTTTAGCAGAAAATAAACATAAAATTAATTTAGAAACTCCAGCAGCAAAAGAGTTATCTGTCGCTCAAGCTAATCTAGAATTAGTTTATCCAAAACTTTTAAAACAACTAACTTTAGAACAATATAAATCTTTAGAACAAGCTCTAGATAATATCGGTGCAATTAGTGAACTAAATTTAGTTTACTTAATGATTAAAGGTGAGCGGGGAATTGTTAACCGTCAACCAGCAAAAGCTGCTCCTATCCCAGCCAAAGAAAGCGTCAAACCCACTCAACCACCAACTGTAGCCCAAACAACTACAAGCGTTCCAAGATCTTCGTCTGATAAGACAGCAACTAAAGTAGAAGAACCTAGTTTGGAATCTAGAATTTCAACTTTTGTCGGTCGCGCTCAACAGTATATTGCTAAAGGGGAATATGATCAGGCAATCACTGAATTACGAGATGCTCTAAGAATAGATCCTAATCATGCTCAAGCTCATGCAGTGACTGGATTAGCGTATTTACGTAAAAAACAGTTAACTATGGCAAAAGTTCATATTGGTAAAGCTATTAGTGCAAATCAACACGATCCAGTTGTGGTAGAAAGCAAAAAAGAACTGGATAAATTACTCAAAGTAGAGCAAAAGGCGAAAACTACTAATTCTAATTCTGCTCAAAAATCTGATAATAGTAGTGGTAATACTGGTTTCTTTAGTGGTTTTTTTGGGGCGAAAAAAAAGTAA